The genomic DNA TGTACAGGAGCAGCAAGTActttaaaaagtacttttaaaACCACACGGGCTTTCTCTGCTTCTGGCTCATGAGCTAAGGCACCCCTGGGCTTCCTATGCACCCACAGCGCTCCATCACAATGCCCTCGGCTTCCCCTTCGCCCTCACAATTCCCTGCCTTGAAGCTCCCACTCCAGCCTCGGGGGCAGAGGCAGCCGAGGGCCGGCAGAGCGCGGTGCCAGCGGGCGGCAGCCCAGGCGGAGCGGAGCACGGCCCTTCCCCGCCGGGAGCCGCCGAGTCCCGCACCGCCGCTCCCGGAGCCCGCCGGGGCAGCGGGCCGGCACGGAGCCCGCCGGGGCCGGCGCCGCTCGCTACCTTCGTCCGGCACTTGGGGTACTCGTGGTCGCCGGGCAGCACTTTGAAGGAGATGGGGACGCGGTCGGCTCTGCGGTTGGCGCAGAAGGCGTCCCACACGGCGCGGTGCACGGCGTTGTACACCACGTCCAGGCCGGTGAGCGTGACGAACGCCATGGGCcggcagcacagctccaccgGGAAGTCCCAGTGAGATGGAGGGGTCATCCTGCGCCCGGGACGGCGGCCTGCGAGGCAGCGGAACGGCGGCGGGAGGGCGGCCCAGGCCGGCCACAAGAGCGCCCCGCTGTCCCGGGCCCGCGCTCCCCGTAGCGCCGCTCACTGCGGCGAGATGGAGCCGGGAAGCGCCAGCTGGGAGCGGCCGCGGGTCACgggaggcggcgcgggcgggcCGCCGCCTCAGGAAGCGAGCGCCGGGCAGCGTCGGAAGGGCAGCGCGAGCGGCCAATCGGCGCCTCCGCTGCGCCCCTCGGACCAGTGAGGGGCGCCCGCGCGGGGACGTCACCGCGAAGGGGCCAGTGAGCGGAAGGAGGAAGAGCGGGGGGACGCGCGGCCGGCCaatggcagggcagggggcgGTGCCCGCGGCTGCCCCGCGCTGCCCTCGGGGAAGGCGCGTCCGTGCGAGTCCGGCGGGGCCGCGCCAGGCAGGCCCGCCCAGCCccggcggcagcggggccgggccgggcccaggGAGCGCGGCCGGGAGCTCCGGCCATGGCGGCCAACGAGGACCAGGAGGCGAGTGCCGGGCCCCGCTGCCTGAGGGAGAGCGGAACCGGGGCTGGGAGGGCGGGATAGCCCCGTGCGGGGTGAGGGGGTGGCCGCCGTGGCGGGGGCGGGAAGGGAGCGGCGGCCCTGGAGCGGGGGAGGGAGctgggcggcggcggggccgggcacggcggGGCGTGGGGAGGTCGTGCTGGGGCTGCGGTCGGTAACCCCTTCTCTCGTAacccctgctctctgctctggccctggctgcagatgGAGCTGGAAGCGCTGCGCTCCATCTACGAGGGAGACGTGTGCTTCAGGGAGCTCAGCCCCGTGTCCTTCCAGTACAGGGTAAGGCCAAGGTGCACCCTGGAGTTACTTTGCTGCCTTGCTGTTGCCATTCTGGGGGATTCTAAGGCAAAGGGGTATCCGCTGTGCGGTAAAGGATAGATCCACAGGGCGCTCTTTCCAGGCTGTTTGGTACAACAGGGCTTCACACCACAGAGTGTCGTGTACGTGAACCTGCCCCCAGCACGGTTTGTTACGGAGTCACGGAACGggtgaggctggaagggaccacagtggtcacctggtccaacctccctgctcgAGCAGGGCCATCCTAGAGCACGTGGCACAGGATTGTATCCACAATCTACAATGAATACCACTGAAAATCTACAGTGAGGGAGACCCCACAACATTTTTGAACAACCTTTCCATGCTCAGTCACTGCACAATAAAGAAATCCTTACACTCAGGTGAAACTTCCTGTCTGTCactttctgcccattgcctcttgccCTATTGCCAGTTATCCCTGAGCCAGGCATCCCACTtgtgtgtctgtgccctgcctAGCCAGAACTGTCACAGCTTCTGAAGAAGGCCTGCTGTGTAGTATTTACCCTAACAGATCAGAAATGGAAAGATTTATAGAGATGTTTCTATGTAAAATTTGGAGCCTTTGTTAACTGCTTAGTTACAAGATTGCTGTCTCTTGTCCAAAGACTGTTGATTGTGTCTTGTTTACCTGCTAAAGAGAAGATCTACAAAATGCTTTGGATATGTGCACTGGCACAGTCAGTGCTGAGTTCAAGGTACACAACTAGATTCTGACATGAAGTTCTCACCAGCTTTCTCAGATTTAAAAACCTGGAAGTTCTTCTGGGCACACACTGAGGCAGATCTTTTGATGGCCAGAAGACTTTACTTAGGCACCCACAGGACAGAAGGGAGACTTCTGAAAATGCTATATGCCTGTTTCAGGGAGAAACTATCTAAAGCCACCTTTCTGTGGCTTCtcaaataactttaaaataatgTCACTAATTGCAATGAGAAACAGCTCAATTAATTAATAGCCCTTGAAATGCCAGCCATGTAAGAGTGGCCTTTCTTCATTGATTGGATCATtcttaataaatttaaatttctttgaaaAGGGAAATAAGACATGCTTACAAGCCTAAGTCATTTTACTTTTCACCAGCTTTGGTTGTTGCTGATTTTTATTAGACAAAAAATAATTGTCAAaagttaataataaataaaataataaatacttatgaataaataaatagaataaaactTATTGTCATACAAAGGCAATAATACATCTTTCTCATTAAGAGAAAATTGTACTGTGAGAAATCATCATGCAAGTAAGTGCATGAGAAGATAGAAAGAATTTGTATGGCTTTGTGGAATTTGATCTGCACACAGACTGCTTTCCTGAGAGAACCCTGTGAACCTTGCAGCCACTTCTGCTCTTGGTAGCAGTGGGAAATGAACTGTAAATACTGCCTTGAAAAATGTTGCAGATTCTTgatttaaagttttatttatttcaccaTTAAACAAGTGGTTTTTAATGTCAGTCCAGTCTGCTGAAACAGATATTGTAAATAAGAAACCAacaattttttgtttactttttaaattttgaaaccATAGCCTTACCTTGACTAGGACTTCTGTTGTGGACACACTTTATTCTACATAATTAGATAAAGGCTGATTTTTCTAATGAGGCAAATAAGGGAAAATTTGGGGTGGTTTTAGAAACCTTACTGTGCTAGTCTTCCAGATCCTTGTGTGAAACAGTTATTTCTGATTGTATGTCAGTAATATgctgccttttttgtttttaatccaGACTCATTCTACTGAGTTCTTAAATCTTTTACTAGTCATTCTTTCATATagggaaataaaatatctgtaGCCATGAGACGTAAATATTGATATACTTACCAGTTATTTTTGCTATCTTAGCTTAGTGGTTTATTACCATCCTTATTTCAGCCCTGTCTTGTGGCTTGTTTTCATATTGCCCTGTGATTAGATGTGTGTGGGGGAGAAAAGGCttcatattttctgttcttatATGTGATAGTATAATATTTGGCTTGAAGATATTACAAAGTAGCTTTTAAACAAAGGAATTTAAAAACCCTAACCATAAAAGGAGATTTGTCAGTTACTGCTCTTTCTTCTAGAATGAAAAAACTGCAGGGTAAATGTTAATATTGGTGTCCAAAACTTAATGCTCTTTCTAGATAATAGCACTATTTTCTAACTGATAACTGTCAAAATAGTAATCTCAAGGAATTTTGATGGTCTAAAAGCAGTAATAGGCTTCTTTATTGGCTTTAATCCTCAGAAAGTAACTGGAAACTGTTGATTTATaaagtttttggggtttttttcctcttcagatAGGTGAAAGTGGAGATCCCAAAGCCTTTTTAATAGAAGTTTCTTGGCCAGAAACATATCCACAAACAGCACCAGTCATATCGATGGATGCTTTCTTCAACAACACAATGTGAGTATTTGTGACAGCTTCACTCCCTGGCCTTGTGGTGGGAACTCTTtgtttgaaaagctttttattaTCTGTCTAGTTCACAGTTGAGTTTAATGATTTCTTTTAGATCTTCAGCCATTAAGCAAAGCATATTGGATAAGTTAATGGTAGAAGTTGAAGCAAATCTCGGAACTGCAATGACATACACACTTTTTGAATATGCCAAAGACAATAAGGAGGTGTTCATGGAAAATCAACCTGTTAACACTGTGGTAAGTGgataaattctgattttaattttgtgcttttaaaactgaaaaagaataTTGATATTATAACCTGAATACTTCAGAGTTCTCTCTAAGCTGAAAATTCCTTCATTGGTTATACATGTTAGTGGCCAAAAGTGACACACAAAGTATGGTGCCACAATGCTCTGTGGTGATAATTGTTGTATTTGATAGTTATTTTGCTGTTACACCAAAATGTTTGCAGCCTGCTGTTATGTCCCACAGGATAACATTAAAATAGAGATTTTGAGCAGAAGCAAAACTAAAGGAAGCTGAAACAGAGATGTGTCTGCTGAGGATTGGATGGGTGGCAATTTACTGCAGCCTTCCTGAGATTGTATAAGT from Ammospiza nelsoni isolate bAmmNel1 chromosome 4, bAmmNel1.pri, whole genome shotgun sequence includes the following:
- the RWDD4 gene encoding RWD domain-containing protein 4 isoform X2 — encoded protein: MAANEDQEMELEALRSIYEGDVCFRELSPVSFQYRIGESGDPKAFLIEVSWPETYPQTAPVISMDAFFNNTISSAIKQSILDKLMVEVEANLGTAMTYTLFEYAKDNKEVFMENQPVNTVTSVSNSISIGTPEVPPSKKKEKKEQLSKTQKRKLADKTDNKGELPRGWNWVDVIKLSKTGSKDDE
- the RWDD4 gene encoding RWD domain-containing protein 4 isoform X1, with translation MAANEDQEMELEALRSIYEGDVCFRELSPVSFQYRIGESGDPKAFLIEVSWPETYPQTAPVISMDAFFNNTISSAIKQSILDKLMVEVEANLGTAMTYTLFEYAKDNKEVFMENQPVNTVTSVSNSISIGTPEVPPSKKKEKKEQLSKTQKRKLADKTDNKGELPRGWNWVDVIKVNKVKSDSKCLSYTRHEYLHPALVSCVRLNMLYSCPLLLCLSILACGSYRCCV